GAAAAAATGAGCAGCACGCTTAgcattctccataacttcatgagaAACACCATGATTCACTACCTGAAAAAACCCGAGTTTTTCAGCAGCTTCACATAACTTCTTACTGACTTCACTCCTCTTCTCACTATCAACATCACCTTCCTCCAGTAAAGCTGATATGTCGATAGGAGAACTTAAAAAAGGTGCAGAATCGATTGTATCTTTACGATCGATACGCTCTGACGGTGGATGAATATACCTTGGTGGTACAGTTGTTAAACCAGTATCAGCTAAACCTTTAACACCATGACCTTTTTTTACAACAAATTCGAATACGTCGGATTCTTTCTCAAAATCGAAAGCAATATCACCCATACTGATCAATAAACAGGTTTCGTTATCAAGTTTGATGatgagaaaaagagagaaataaCTGAGAGATTTATATTAGTACTATTGGTAGAAGTAATAACTGTGGCTTTTTTGATCGATTATGGTAGACACCGAAGGGCTTTTATAGATGCATGGATGGGGAGAGCGTAAGTACGATCTTTCTAGATTTTCATGTGTTTAGTCTAAACTGGATTATGTTAATATTAGATGTAACATTATTAGTCAAacatttgaaaaaaatgaaaaaactacATATGTACATTATCTTCTTAGTGATTTAATATTAATATTTCCCCCTTTGATTTATTGAGAAATATTTTAACCCGAGTCGTTTAATATGTTTGTCTTGGCTATTACCTGTAGCTGGATTAGTTGAAATCACAAATATATACATAACTCAATCAGATTATCCATACCTCCTGTTCTGCTCAGTGTGATATGCCTAGTGATTCTAAAATCTATTTTTCTACCAGGTCACAGTTACATTAGTTAATTTGTTATGCCACATATCTTCTTAAGGAGCTGCTGCTGGCTAACACTTTCACACTTCTCTtaatataaaaaaatgttgtGTGATGAACATGAACTATATGTGAGACAGTTTTAGGCTTTAGGAAATGATGAGTCTTGGCTCTTGAAAAGCAATACCAGCTGGAGTTAAAGCTTTACTGGGAATGCTAGCTGAAGTTGGAAGTAGGTGAACTAGCTGCGAAGTTGGAACTTTTCCTATGTAATCCCCACACGGGGACAACAAATTATTAATCATGATGAGAGTCGATCACAGAATGCATGATTACTTGCAAACTAGTCACCAAACCATTACATTTGGTTAGTGACTGACAATGAGGATCTAAAATCGTTTTTGACGCGGATACCACTAATTGAGATTGGTTTTCCATCACGCGTTTATATGTCGCACACATTATATTTTTATCTGATCGGCTTGTCGCACGCATTACATTATAATCGATCGGACTAATTGTGaccattaattttattttatttcgtaAGACAAGATGAGTGTATGCATAGTTGGGACCTTGCAAAACGGATGACAAACAATTTCAGTATATCAAACTTTTTTCTTTCATTAAACAATTGATTGATAAGATTAATCCAAATTACTTAATCAATACTTAATTTATACAACGATAATGATACATGCGTGGCATGCGCATGCATGATAATATCGTATTATTATACGATAATCAGGAATCTAGCAGTAGGACCCCGTGTGACGCACAGCGGGCGTAATAAATTAATTCCTTGCATTTGTTTTTCACAAATATACTTTCCAAATTGCATAATTAATACTATCCCCGTACCTAATTAGATGACTTAGTTAAAATTTACTaataaatttagaaatgatttatctctcaaactatacaacggattttcgtgaactttgtatcataagaagcattttaaaacacatatttaatgaatataaatatgactatcaaattttacatatttttttataataatactaatctatcactccacttatttatgatataggtcatctaattagggacggagggagtataaaagaGGATGTTTGGTTTTGCAATAATGGATGTGCATGTACTCGTAAAAAAAGATGGTTTACTTTGGGAGTCCTGTTATTAGGAGGGAAAGAATGAATAtgaggagagatttttttttaccaaattcTAATCAATGTGTGGTCAaagtcaaaaacaaagaaaatcacTAAATTTTTTCAACATACCCACTGTACCCTTCATGCTTGATGACCTAATTGTTCTCAATCCGTATTTACCAAGAATCCATCACCGTGTTCATCACTTCGTCTAAAAATGAAAAACCCTAACCTTTTAATAAACCTTAGTTAGGACAAGGAAAATAGAATCGCAGAGTATTCTTTTGGGAGATCATGATTACCTATGTCGAGTGATTTCAGCTTCACGTAGTCTACTGCCATTACGATTCATGAGATCAGTCATTGGTTCTCAATTTTCCAATCTCTAGATATGTTACTGCAGATATATTGTCATTTGTAGATATATTGTCTTCTTAACTGATTTCTTAATCTTCATCACGGTGCGCACTACAGTCTCATTATCAAGCCTGCCAAGAATATCACTTTCAATGTACGGGATAAAAGGGATCACTGATACATTCATGTTCTACCTTCACAAGATTgatgataaaaaaagaaaaaaaactttgatCCTTAGAGGGTGGTGTATTTACCACGTACTTAATCGTCTTATAACATTCTCAATTTTTACACTTTTGCAGGATTTTTTCGTTTATATCATTGGATTTTGTCGCAATATCTTTAAGCTTTTCGAGTCTTAGCTGggagtttttcttttttgatcaatCAAAGAGAATAGATTAAAGATCACACAAGCCGTGTGCCGGCCGATACAACAAGAGAAGAGCAAAAAGCTCAAAGGAACAGAAAAAACAAAGTTGAAACTAAAGAGAACAGAATTCTAAACACAGAGACGAACATCTTGTTCTACCTTAAATCcaaaatgcaaattgcaaaccaaaAAAAGAAACCAGCCTACTTCAAGTAGAGTGCGCTTCAACATCTTTTATGGTTAAATCTTCATGATTGTTCGCAAGACCATTGAACATGTCTTGACGATCAATTTTTCGAGGGGGAAAGTCTAATCCCCATAAAGAACCAAATTACAAAAGCTTAGAAGATGGTATCTTTTTAGGGACTCCAGAATTTTGGAGCTTTTCTTCTTTGTGTTTAAAGTACCATAAGGGAACATACCTGTTGTTTTAGCTTTTAACCTCAAATTCTTAGAAGATCCTAGAATTGGCTCGGACGATGATGGCTTCGAAGTACTTATCTCAGAGTCTTCTAAAGCTAATTGAGAAGTGCCaacctcctcctcttcttcgaaAGCATGGAATCTATTATGGTTTTCAAAGAACTGACGGGTCCGTAGACGAGGTACATGCCCCTTCCATAACCGACGACAACTCCCCTTTCTTACCTGATTTCCTTGCTCTTCTTGTATACCATTTTTCAGTTGTATTAGGAGATTTGTGACACACCCGCATTACCCAAGCCATTCTCATTTGTCTGCAAAGGTATATCAAGCTGAAACACCTCCTTACTTGGATGTGTGTTATGGACTGAAATTTCAGCTCCACTAACTCCAGTACTTTCTTGATTGCCAATCTCCTTTTGGTTATTTGCAGAGACCAAACTATTTCCTTGAATTTGGTTTTTCTCGGGATTCCAGTGAACTTTCTTCTTCGCCCCTGATAATGAGCAGGAGCTAGCAGTGTGTCCAAAAGATAAACAATTAGAGCACTTAGGAGGTTTCCATTGATATTCCACCGGTAAATCCATGACATGTCTACCATCAATCCAAAGAGGAATCAGGCTAGGGTATGGACAATCATAGCTAATCTCAGCACATACTCTAGCATAAGAGAGTCTTGTTTTTTTCTTGGTACATTCATCCATCAATAACGTGATTCCAATGAAAGAAGCAATGGATCTTAAACCTAATTTATTCCACAGATGTAAAGGAACATTGTAGATCAATACCCAGACTAGAATTTTCTTCATTTCCGCAATGGATTGCTCAATCAGTAGTGTCCATGGCCTAACTATGAACAATTTTCCAGCTAAGTGGGATGATCCATGTTCATGATCAGACTTTCTATCTTCCTCTAATGAGAAATTGAAAACAAAAGCTTTTGTACCATGGATAGAGATTGCTACCTATGATTTGGGTTTCCAAActtttttgatttcttcttcaaaCACATGAAAAGAAGATCTACGCCCTGCAAAAAACCCAATCACAAGCTTTTCGCATTCTTTAGTTTGTTCTTGAAAATTCTTGGAGGATAATCCAACACCTTTGTTCTATGCCATCAGCATAGTGTATTGATGCTCTAAAGATCCATCTTCAGAATGGAGATTTGAAATTTGATACAGAAGACCAGTTCAATCCACCACCAATTTTCTGAGAAATGTTACTAGAGATAGGAAGCAAAAGAGGGAAATCAAAGCTAGATAGATTCAAAACATACCCATCTGTAGATTTGCCACCTTCAATTGAAGCTTGGGCCCCCGAATTAGAGTAGAGAGGGAGAGATTCCTCCCCAGCCATGGCCGTAAAGGAAGAGAAGCTCGAGAATtcgaaaccctagaaaaatcGTATAGTCAATAAAACAAACTATGATTAACATCAAGGATATTGTAGaaatttcattaatattgtaAAAAGTCAATACCTCCTCAAAATTCTTGATTCCCTACTCGTAATCCTTCCCTCCTCGTAATCCTTCCCATCTCAAATTCATTTCTTCACTCCTAATAACATGACTCTACTTTGGTTGAGCataaattttgatattttgatcGTCCTAGGTTGAGGTTAACCCAGATGTATTAAATTCCAATTTGAGTGTTTGGCATTTTGGCTAAATAATCAATAGATTTCGTAGAATAAGTCTGTAATATGTGCCCAAAAATTGCAGGAGCATTTCGTGTGTTATATTGTAAAAATGatgaaataacaaaaacatcaggAACTTAGCAAACTTTTTATTTACGGCCTATTTTAAGACAATCCTTATTTGATTATATCGGGGATGATGAGATTAAACATAGGTATTAGCGACTAACATATACTTCTACTTTTAATTATTATGGTGTTAACAATAATATATTGGCAGAACAAAAGTAAATACATAATACATGGATATTGTTAATAATCCTGGCCAAATTGGGGCCTATCCCATTTAATTTGCCTAGCATTTTTAGGACGatcccaaaagaattaggggcgacacataagacaaaaaaggtcacccaaacgtaaaatgtagcctcccttatcttgtatttttttaatggccaaactacccttcacaatcggtagataacctTACAATCGGGAAGTTAATCCACAATCGGGAGTCAATTTAGTTTATAtaacttccgaatataaagtatttcCATAATAAAATcctctatcttttgaattttgattatcatataaccggtagtaaataaagttatcttgatccccgattaaagtagacctttggcaaaaatgctaccataatcggtagtgaatttaggttatttaactcccgaatatagagtagccccaaaatcagattttgcaaaaatcctctattttttgaattttggttgggcctataatcggtagtaaatgaagttatcctgactttCGATTATACAGTAGACCTCTTTGCCGAAATCCTACCATAgtcggtagtcaagatagttcatataactaccgaatgtagagttgccccaaaatgagattttgtcaaaatcctctattttttgaatttcggttgagcctataatcggtagtaaatgaagttatcctgacttctGGTTATATTTGCAACTATCCAACCATATTCGATAGTCAAAATAGTTCATATAAataccgaatatagagttgccccaaaatgagattttgccaaaatcctctattttttgaattttggctgAGCTTATAATAGGTAGcaaatgaagttatcctgacttccaATTATACTTGCAAATATCCAACCATATTCAGTAGTCAAAATAGTTCATATAAATACCGGatatagagttgccccaaaatgagattttgccaaaatcctatattttttgaattttggttgagcctataatcggtagtaaatgaagttattcCAATCATAATTGCAAATATCCAACCATATTCGGTAGTcaaaatagttcatataactaccgaatatagagttgccccaaaatgagattttacaaaaatcctttatttttttattattggttgagcctataatcaatagtaaatgaagttatcctgaaTCTCGATTATACAATGGCTCTCTTTGCCAATATCCTACCATATTCGATAGTcaaaatagttcatataactaccgaatatagagttgccccaaaatgagattttgcaaaaatctttttttttttttgaattttggagtATCCTATAATCGATAGTAAATGAATTTATCATTAACTTCAGACTAATAGTAGCCCCAAATACGTATTTAGCACAAATTCATATCAACTGGTAGTGTCTGTGTGTtttttaactaccgattatattaCCAATAATCGGATTCTAAAAACAATtattttacttccgattattaaaGGGTATTAAGGTATTCTACTAACATTTAGGACATCCCATAACCTTGtctatgggttgggaataaaaaagtctcccctaattctttcggggatgcccctaaaaatgccaggttaaTTTGGGCCTATGACTACCGGACAAAAAATGTTATTAAGAGATGAAACTACCAATTTACCGTCTATCAAATACTAATACTACCAGTTTATCCTAATTAAATCCTAATAACAAaagtaaaaactaaaatcaaaatcatataactaaaaactaaaatcaaaatcatataactaaaaactaaaaacttaaatcaaaatcaaattcaaattcaaattcaaattaatttccatctccatctccacttCTAAccgattcttcttctctttttctacCCTAAAATGGCACGAATCAAGTACTTTTCTAGCAAACCCGATCCCCTAAATTAGGTTATATCAACATGCAATCACtcaaaattcgatttttttgaaaTCAAAGTTTTCTGGATTTACCAGAATCAGTTTACGTTAATGTACTTGTGAACCGATTACATatagaaacggtttatgttcatgcccaaaAAGACCGATTATCTTGGATGTGTTTTCTGTTTCGAGAAAATTGAACCAGAATCGGCCTACGTTAGTGCCCACATAGCCCGATTCTGGTTTGGAAGAGAACTgttttttctgtatgtttttttgttagaatcagaTTATATGTATGTCCATATAACCTGATTGTACAACCTTTGAATCCTTAACCGCTATGCCCATAATCGGATTATTTAAGagtccacataaaccgattgttattGATGTTCTGCAAAATAGGTAGATATGATacacctacataaaccgattctgggttggtgTGATGAACGTCAAGCACAATCGCTTTATGCTAGTGCACACATCAACCGATTCATTAACCATGTTTGAATTTTTGAAcaagtcttgaaatttttatctttatattatagagcatgaaaatatgaattgaacgcaaaaagaatgagatcattccgacatcggacgaagaagttatgagcgaaACAGTTTCACGAAATGCCCAGATTTACAATCGTTTATGTGGGCATTCAAATAAACCGATTATGGCGGAAAAAAATCACAGAAAtacttttaaattttaaatttggtttatgttctaagccttataaaccgattcttagAATCGGTCTAAGAGgtcatgaacataaaccgattctggttttatttttttcatgGCTCCGGTTTCTCCCTCCGACGATTTTTCTGGTGATTGAAAAACCAGAAAAATTCTCCAGTAGCTACCGGGTTTGACTTTGCTTTGATTTCCTTCGTCTTTCCTTTTCaccttagatttttttttgtcccGACACCCATTTGTTGCTTCCCTGTTTTGGTTTCTTTTTAGGGTTCCTATTTTCGtcgttttttttagggtttttcttcattACTATGTCGAGAAGCACCGGGTCTTCCTTGGCTCGGTCTCAGCCTTCTTCTGTTATCACGCCCCTAGAATCTGACGTCCCATTATATTCTTCCTTTGGAGCTGGTTATGATGGTTTCTACCGTTGTCCCTTGAAGGGTTTTCATGGCTGTGGTGATGGCGTTAATGAGAGGGGATACGTTAAGGGATCTTTTATCCAACATGTGTAGAACAAACGCTTCTCTAATGACGATAACAAGGCGTTTTGTAGAGACCTCATTGCTTCGAATTCCAGTGTTTACCAAGCTTGGGATATTGTTCTTCGCCAGATGCGTATGTGGCTTTGCTGCAAATGTTTGCACCTTTGAGGTCGTCCTGCAAAGGTAAAGGCGGGTTATTGCATGGGGACATTATTTCTGGACCTGCAGATGATACTGCATCTTTTATACACGGCTTTCCTTCTCTGTTAGACATGCCTGCCACGACGGCTGCTGATTCATCTTTGCTTGTTATCCCTGCAGCTCATGAGACCATTGTAGGTGAGTCTGATTTTTCCCTTGAGCTGTTGTACTTGGTTTTTCAGAAACAGGTTACTACCGTCTCCTGCATCCCTCACCAATGAAAGCTTGCTTTCTCTAGAACACTCAAGATTTGTCTTGATAGAGTTCTGTCCAGCCCAGATAATCTTTCGGCATGGGTTAGACTTCGCTTGCTCCCATCTATCACACTGCAGGTTTATAGACCAAAGTGTTCAGCAGAAGAGAAGTCTGGCACGAGAAGGAGATTGCAAGTCAGGGCCATTAACCAAGCCCTTTCAGATTAGAAAGACGCCATCATCGGTTTAACGATAGTCCAGAAAACGATCCAGCAACCTGTACCTTTGCCACGACGACCTAAGAATAAACAAGATGGTACCAACTTGAATGCTTGTAAGAAGAAGATCAGTTGCGGGCATTTTCAGCGGCAATTCATGCTTTATCTTCTAGTGGTGTTGCTCCTCGCAATGAGTCCACCTTGGCGGAATTACAATCGAAACATCCAAAAGCACCGCCCCTTTTATTCCATCGGAACCGGTTAGTTTTGACTCAATTGTTGTTGATTCTAAGGAAGTTCTCGGTGCCATTAAGAGTTTCCCAGAGGAACCTACTGTGTCCGTGACGGTTTGCGTGCACAACATTTATTGGATGTATTGAGTGGTGCGGCATCGGCAGTGGCGGACGATTTGGTTGTTTCAATTACGGGGGTTGTCAATTTATGGCTGGCAGGTAAATGCCCCAGTGTTTTGGGTGAGTTCATTGCTAGTGCAACTCTTACACTATTGTTGAAGCTGGGTGGTGGTTTAAGGCCCATAGCCGTTGGTACTATCTGACGCAGACTTGTCTCAAAGGTAGCTGCCTTCTCCGCTGGTAAAGCCATGACTTCTTACTTAGGAGATCATCAATTCGGAGTTGGTGTGTCTGTTGGTGGTGAGAatattttacatgctgtaaatagCTTGCTGGAGTTGAAAGGTCAGTCTGTTGGTTTGTTAATGTTGCTTGTTGACTTCTCCAACGCTTTCAATATGGTAAGCAGGACTCATCTCATAGAGGAAGTTCGACTCCACTGTCCAGGTATTTCACGTTGGGTTGAGTTTTGTTATAGTAGGCCTGCTAGACTTCATTATGACCAATACAATTTGTCCTCGGACCTTGGTGTTCAACAAGGGGATCCTCTCGGTCCGTTGTTGTTTGCCTTGTCCCTCCATCCGCTTGTGACATCCATTGCTTCTCAGTGCAAACTTGATTTGCATGCTTAGTACCTTGACGACGGAACTATTATCGGGGATACTCTCGAATATATAATGCTTTGAAAATCATTGAGTCTGAGGGGCCGTCTAGAGGTTTACATCTCAATATAAAGAAAACAGAGATCTTTTGGCCTACCGCTGATCCTAGAAGCTTTGATGTGGACGTTTTTCCTCAGGATATTAGTAGGCCTTCTAACGGGGTTAAACTCTTGGGGGGACCAGTGAGCCTGGATATGGACTTTATCAGCAATATGGCTGTTGCTAGGGTTCATAAAACTATCCAACTAATGTCGTtcatcaaaaaactcaaggatcctcagaatgagatgttattacttcgcaattgTACCGGAGTGTCTAGATTGTACTTTGCTTTGCACACTACCAATCCTGCAGCTTTACAACATGCCACAGAATTATTTGATGATCAGTTATTTCAGTTTTTGAGACTATTGATCATGGGAGATGGGGTAGGTTTTGGGCCGTTGCAAAAGCGTATTGCCACGCTCCTTATTAAGGATGGTGGCTTTGGTATTTATACTATGGAAGACACCCAGAACTATTGTTACTTGGCTTCTCAGAGTCAAACGGTTTCAGTTCAGGAGGTGATTCTTGGTAATCTATTTTCTTCAGACAAAGGTTCTGCTTATCAGACGACTCTTCAGAACTTCATCCAGGTATGTGGTTTACCTTCTAATTATCGTGTTGATGATACTGCCCCCCTTCTATGCACTCCCTGGAAGTGACCTATTTCGACGCAATTAAGAAGGAAATCCCAAACCAATTTTCAATGTCTGTAAGAGATTCCGTTCTTTGGCAATGTAACCGTGTTAAGCATGCTCAAGATTACCTGTTGGCCATTCCTAtccccaagcaaacttgttacaagtttcaagattctttaccaattggagataattatcatttaccttgtttccggtagtgtcgggaaagatgtctctaccaagagtataaaacAAGTAtgcagttccggtttgcttcactttggcGGGATacattatcaacaaaccttgtgtgactctttcctttgtgttctcaaactcccttttcaagttagtcaacttgatcttcttattcttcttatttctgccacctggtatgcaaacggtatcgacatctttaactgatcgacaaaactccaactcagttttctgtgaaccccaaccaaggcattccaggtacaaattgtatagctcatcccaactcatgtcataaaaaccagcatccacacttacacccctttctttaaggcctgtaatcttactagcctcatcaggagtgattgccatctctccaaaaggtaattgaaatgtgtaactTTCTGGAAaaaagcgctcggtaaatgcagaggccgatacactatcatattccttatgtccatgattgatgataggccataaagcactgcgttgtacgtaagcaatcacctcaggaacctcttcatcaagactccattccgctgccctctggtgtctcaatactcggactgcacggttgtgatcaggagtctcataaattttcttcgcccaagaatcggcataaccaatcaacacatttcctccatcttccggaagaccatgaggaaaaccatctgatcgaggtgtaattacgtcatcttcatcaggaatgtgtaaaccagtgatccgtcgatcattatcgttcttctctttctcgggttctgccaccttcttacctttcttgtctttcttgggttttccttggggttgtgtttcttgatgaacttcttgattatcatcaacttcttcatcttcagatattccttcttcttgtctttcaattcttacttgttcagcttcttcttctaaaattcctcctctagctcccgctcccaattttttcttacctcctcctctaggatcgggagttttagaagtagaaggtgttacctccatcttcttcctctttgtagatGCATTGGTCCTGatacaagtatgaaagttataagactagttcgaacaacaaagagatttggaaagccaaaaacttgtaagaaaacaagaaggctcggcttacccgaaataacacatatgagccgaatcatgtcttgaaatttttattagcttacacagagagtggatcggctcataccacaaaacaattataagtcgatcctatatattcggctcacaaccgataccttCGAATAAGCCAAGTCTAtggttatgaactcaaacatgtattcggcgcaacatgatatcatataaataagccgatcctatacacttgtaaaatttatgaaattttaacaatgatattcggcgcaaccctaatactaccGAATAacccgaatctagacttatgaattgaaacctttattcggcgcaaaactaatacaaccatacaagccgatcctaagcacatgcaaaaattctgaaattcaaacaacaattattcggcacaaaactaatactaccatacaagccgatcctacgcacatgcaaaatttctgaaattcacaaaacatattcggcacaaaactaacaccatcgaataagccgatcctaaatataagtctctttgTCACTAAGTTCgcctcaaaacggatttcagatatacgccgagccgttcatatgcactttcagggttcagtttcaagaacagctcgacgcacatctaagatttgttttgcgccaaaccataccctgtaaccgccgcagaaacatgattttgacgaattaaatcaatcaaaccaatcaaaaacatcaaatacgagatgggtttgtaaaacaaaccttcttattctcatttctggagttggttcttcttcaatctcttcttccggttgattttgagtttcttcttcactctctaaatcttcttcttcttcaatgggttgttcaatcgctcgattagaacgagatactggcttacggcgaaccattatatagatgagtttaatcgtcgactaaattttcacgaatcgacgattaaatttcggcgatgatacgatgaaaaaaaaaaggagaaggtgggttcggctgtggaggatgaggaggaagaagaaggggttgaaactgattttaggtttatgattatagatttttgtattaaggttagaaatagattagtaatttataggatttaagggcatattgGTAATTAAACCACccataggataccccttataaggtcacccaagttaggactagtcctttgtatgccttgaaagtttttggtatgcccaatatcatGGTTCCTCAATATCTCATGAATTTCCAAATAAGAATTTCATTCAACTTTACAGATGGGCCTATCTCTGGACTGGCGCCCCAGTGCAGAAATTCAGAGCCGAACACCCTGTCCTTTCTTCTAAGGCAGGCTCTTATCGCCATCTCTCCAAGTCTAACAAACCACATGAGCACCTCCTACTAAAAAGCCGACCCCCTATCCAAGTAGGCTCTAGCCGCAGTTCCTAAGACCAAGGCAAGGACAATGGGAGCTAGTTCCCATCCTCCTGGACATACAAGGGAATTGCAAGTATTAGCTCGCGGAGAATACTTCTCTAGAGGATATTTAAGTACAGTCTTAAGTAAATTAGTAGGTTGCTGCCCGGATTTCCATAGCGTGGTACTGCAAATTTCCACAATACAGAACTGCCAAATACAAAGTTTGCGAAAAGTGGCAGTACTACGAAATTCTACATCAATGTCCTACAGAATACAGGCAAATTTGGTGGGCATGGAGATAGTAGCGGCAAAGTTGCAATCAAAGAGTGAATTCATATGACTGCATGGAAGACATAATAGGAAGACCATGTAAGGTTTACAAGAAGGATGTGCACTGGTTGAGCACTTCATCCAAACTGCAATAGAGACACATCACATGCCCCACTTTCCACTTTCAATACAACCTTACTAAATGCCATTGATTTCCATTAACAAATAAACAAACTAAATGGCATCATTACGGCCAATGCCTCTCCGTTTGGGCCCTTTTATGCCCCCGCCTTTAGTAGATTGCAGTCCTTGCGGACACCTCGCCATATAAATGCG
This is a stretch of genomic DNA from Papaver somniferum cultivar HN1 chromosome 1, ASM357369v1, whole genome shotgun sequence. It encodes these proteins:
- the LOC113349860 gene encoding uncharacterized protein LOC113349860 — translated: MAGEESLPLYSNSGAQASIEGGKSTDGYVLNLSSFDFPLLLPISSNISQKIGGGLNWSSVAISIHGTKAFVFNFSLEEDRKSDHEHGSSHLAGKLFIVRPWTLLIEQSIAEMKKILVWVLIYNVPLHLWNKLGLRSIASFIGITLLMDECTKKKTRLSYARVCAEISYDCPYPSLIPLWIDGRHVMDLPVEYQWKPPKCSNCLSFGHTASSCSLSGAKKKVHWNPEKNQIQGNSLVSANNQKEIGNQESTGVSGAEISVHNTHPSKEVFQLDIPLQTNENGLGNAGVSQIS
- the LOC113298261 gene encoding feruloyl CoA ortho-hydroxylase 2-like, which translates into the protein MGDIAFDFEKESDVFEFVVKKGHGVKGLADTGLTTVPPRYIHPPSERIDRKDTIDSAPFLSSPIDISALLEEGDVDSEKRSEVSKKLCEAAEKLGFFQVVNHGVSHEVMENAKRAAHFFFNQPRERKLAYSKENSPCPTHIFCGTSFSPQAEKSLEWKDYLSMVYIFDDEHVRKFWPEECRDAAVAYLNGEALAVMMPFSLFIC